DNA from Roseimicrobium sp. ORNL1:
TTCGTCAGAATGAAAGAGATCTTACATGTCTCGCCAGTAATGCCGGTGGACGAAAGGCACATTGAGCTCGCGCTTGATGCCGCCGGCGTTCCCGGATCCCTGGTGACGAGCTGGCTGCCAAAAAAGTGGGAGCAGGCCGCACTCAAGAGCGCGCGCCGTCAGAACATCTTTTTGCGCAGGGATCCGGTACAGTTGATCCAGCGCCGTCTTGTCCGGCAGTTTGTCCCGGACATGCTCCGCAGCTACAAGCTGGCCACCGGACACCCGCCCATTCCCTGCCATGACGAGCTGTTCCGCCGGGTCGACATCAACTCCTCACATCTTATCACAGAAAACACCTCTGTGGTGATTGGCCGCGAAGTGGGAAGCTTGAAGTCATTCACACGGGCCAGGGAGTTGGGTGCCACCCGCATCTATCACATGCCCACCCCGCACCATGACACCGTTCGCGCCATTCTGGACCGTGAGCGTGCTGCTTACGGGGACATTTGCAAATCCACCTTCGACCCCGGTGAGTTCCTTCCGGAGCGCATTGCAGACAAGCTCCAGGAACTCGACCTTGCGGATCACATCTGGTGTCCCTCCCAATTTGTAAAGGACTCCCTCGTGCAGTCGGGCATCCCCGAAGATCGCGTGGCGACCATCCCCTTCGGAGGGGAAAGTGAATGGCTTCATATGCCGCGTCCGAAGCCGGACGGCACCTTTCTGCTGGTGGGCAACATCTCCGCGAGAAAAGGCACTCACCGCCTCCTCAAGGCGTGGAAAACGCTGAAGGCCCATCGCACCAACCGTTTGATGCTCATTGGCCCGATGCACCTGTCCAGCGGCTTCCTGAAGGACTACAAGGGCATGTATGAGCACCTGCCACGCATGCCTCGAGCCAGGCTGGTACGCCACTATTTGCAGTCCTCTGCCTTTGTCCTGCCGGCGCTGGCGGAAGGTTTTGCGCTGGTGATTTTGGAAGCCCTGAGCTGCGGACTGCCCGTGCTCGCCAGCCGGAACAGCGGCGCCGTGGGCTTCCTGAATGAACAGGAGGCAAAGTTTTTTGATGCCGGAGAAGACGAGCCCCTGCTGGCGGCACTTGACTGGGCCCTCACCCATCCGGGAGAATTGGAAGAGATGGGACGTGCTGGCCGTAAAAAAGCAGCCACATGGTCTTGGGACATGTTTGAAAATTCCGTGCTTCAGCAACTTCGCAGCCTGGACCTAGAGTGACCGCCAAAATTCTTCTCGTCATACCGTGCTTCAATGAAAGCGGCCGCATTGCTCCGTTTCTCACGGAACTGTGCGCGCTCGCCGAGACACTTGGGAGGATATCCATCCTGGTCGTTGAAGATGGTTCGACACCTGAGGAACAGCATCGTCTTTCCCAGCTGGTGCACACAATCCGCCAGAAATACCCTTTCGTAAGGGAGCCACTGCTGCTGTCTTCCAACCTGGGCAAAGGTGGCGCCGTCTATGCCGGCTGGCAGGCACATCAAAGCGAGGAATGGCTCGCCTTTGTAGATGCGGATGGGGCCTGCTCCGCTCCTGAGACGATGCGGCTTGCCCGCCTGCTCGTGGAGGGCCAGACCTCGGTGGATGCCGTGTTTGCCAGTCGGATTCAGATGCTCGGGCACCGGATCCAGCGGCACCTGCACAGGCACATCATTGGCCGCATCTACGCCACCATCGTTTCCATCCTCCTGGAAATCCCCGTGCATGACAGCCAATGTGGACTCAAATTCATCCGGAGAAGCTCCTATGCCCGGGTCTCTCCCTCGCTCGAAGTCAAGGACTTCGGCTTTGACATTGAATTGATGGCTGCGTTGACGGACTCGGGCGCCATCGTCGAGGAAGTACCCATCGACTGGCACGAGGTTCCCGGAGGCAAACTGCGCCTTTTCCGGGATGCATTTTGCATGCTTAATGATGTATTGGAAGTGCGAGCCCGCCGGCGCACGCCCGCATGGCTCGCCCACCTGCGTGGCACCACTCGTGAGCCTGCCAATGCAACGACCTAACCTCTCAAACAGGGTTTGCCACCTCCCGGACCCGTCTGGTAAATTGAGTTCCCCCAACTGATGTCCACTCCTGCTCATCGCGCTATCACGCCCTCTTCCAGACCGGACCGCGCAGGCGCCCCCAGCCAATCTAGTCCAAATCGGTCACGCAACAGCGCCATCGTGGAAGACAAAGGGTTCTACCCTGTCCTTGGCATCGTAGGAACCGTTTCCGGCATGGTGATGGCCATGGCCGCCGTCCCCTCGAATCCGCAGAAGGAAGGTGTCCTGTTCATCTCCGGAATGCTCATGTCCCTTGGCCTGGCTGTCGCTCCCATAACGGCATTCCTGCGGAATCCACGGAACATCCTCCGCACGGAAAACATCATCGGCCTGGCTCCGATCTACTGGCTTTTCATGGACCTCGTGACCGCGATCTATGACCTGCCCTTGGTGGATAGGGGGGCCGTGCGACTGTCATTCCTCACGACCGGTATCTTTGTGACCATGTTCTGGCTGGCCACCATGCAGAAGCCCTGGAAGCTTCCCAAGGCTTTCATGAACAGCTGCTCCTTCCGGCCAGAGGTTTCAGTCATTCTGCCCATTACCATCATTTGCTTCGTGCTGGCGATGCTGGCCTATGCCATTCCGAGTAATTTTGATGTGATGCTGATGTTCAGGAGCATCCTCCAAAACCGCTTTTCGGCACCCTGGGCTCGTGGCGAACTGGGTGGTTGGGACGCGTTTATCGACCACCTGAACTATTTCGGGTATCTGCTTCCCACTCTGGCGGTGATGCTCATGCGCCGCAAAGGCCTGATGCATC
Protein-coding regions in this window:
- a CDS encoding glycosyltransferase, with product MTAKILLVIPCFNESGRIAPFLTELCALAETLGRISILVVEDGSTPEEQHRLSQLVHTIRQKYPFVREPLLLSSNLGKGGAVYAGWQAHQSEEWLAFVDADGACSAPETMRLARLLVEGQTSVDAVFASRIQMLGHRIQRHLHRHIIGRIYATIVSILLEIPVHDSQCGLKFIRRSSYARVSPSLEVKDFGFDIELMAALTDSGAIVEEVPIDWHEVPGGKLRLFRDAFCMLNDVLEVRARRRTPAWLAHLRGTTREPANATT
- a CDS encoding glycosyltransferase, which codes for MKEILHVSPVMPVDERHIELALDAAGVPGSLVTSWLPKKWEQAALKSARRQNIFLRRDPVQLIQRRLVRQFVPDMLRSYKLATGHPPIPCHDELFRRVDINSSHLITENTSVVIGREVGSLKSFTRARELGATRIYHMPTPHHDTVRAILDRERAAYGDICKSTFDPGEFLPERIADKLQELDLADHIWCPSQFVKDSLVQSGIPEDRVATIPFGGESEWLHMPRPKPDGTFLLVGNISARKGTHRLLKAWKTLKAHRTNRLMLIGPMHLSSGFLKDYKGMYEHLPRMPRARLVRHYLQSSAFVLPALAEGFALVILEALSCGLPVLASRNSGAVGFLNEQEAKFFDAGEDEPLLAALDWALTHPGELEEMGRAGRKKAATWSWDMFENSVLQQLRSLDLE